A section of the Microbacterium forte genome encodes:
- the hemQ gene encoding hydrogen peroxide-dependent heme synthase, producing MSDAREENPSGFTLWAVWRRNPDVAVTESDSTELETIVSYIEDSGVTVRGFYDVSGLKADADLLVWLHGDTAEDLQKALRRLRRTELLRTLLPVWNVMGVHRDAEFNRAHVPGFLRGVEPKDWLCLYPFVRTPEWYLAPEEERRKMLADHGRKGAAFKGVIANTVAAFALGDYEWILPLEADEVTELVDLMRDLRYTDARLYVKEEIPFYTGRRLRFDEIADVLQ from the coding sequence ATGTCCGATGCACGCGAAGAGAACCCGTCCGGCTTCACCCTCTGGGCCGTCTGGCGACGAAACCCCGATGTCGCGGTCACCGAGTCCGACTCCACGGAACTCGAGACGATCGTCTCCTACATCGAGGATTCCGGAGTCACGGTCCGCGGCTTCTACGACGTCTCGGGCCTGAAGGCCGACGCCGACCTGCTGGTGTGGCTGCACGGGGACACTGCGGAAGATCTTCAGAAGGCCCTGCGGCGCCTGCGGCGCACCGAGCTGCTGCGCACTCTGCTTCCTGTGTGGAACGTCATGGGCGTGCATCGGGATGCCGAGTTCAACCGTGCGCACGTGCCCGGGTTCCTCCGCGGTGTCGAGCCGAAGGACTGGCTGTGCCTCTACCCGTTCGTCCGCACGCCCGAGTGGTATCTCGCACCGGAGGAGGAGCGTCGCAAGATGCTCGCCGATCACGGTCGCAAGGGCGCTGCCTTCAAGGGAGTCATCGCCAACACGGTCGCCGCATTCGCTCTGGGTGACTACGAGTGGATCCTGCCGCTCGAAGCCGACGAGGTCACCGAGCTGGTCGACCTCATGCGTGACCTGCGCTACACCGACGCGCGTCTCTACGTGAAGGAGGAGATCCCGTTCTACACGGGCCGTCGCCTCCGGTTCGACGAGATCGCGGACGTGCTGCAGTAG
- a CDS encoding HNH endonuclease signature motif containing protein → MTSATDSDLEQRAELLDSWVEKRRQIARLEAEASDLLAERMRLSRSDSDENPFHRDAIHRSMIAEYSAAGRLTQGSVEYAFTDAGFLAASHPGVRSAFRAGRITAAHVREIVRAAGVVREAVNNGRADADVLPLYDTVAVIVAERETPARTRAHLRELAAVLAGSTVAERHARSKSERTVTVRPAGDGLCALTVVLPEHLATAVLDRLTRLAHVVIAGRNDREPTLDPMDDGENPIYPDDIAQDDPSRDDYAIFGDGTFTTDPTGPTVEHIPSDTRTIDQVRVDLLIDLLLASDPSAANGSGLDNIQGRIQVTVAATTLAGCDHRPAQLDGHGPLHPDIARDLAGRNGGWSRLFLDPTGLVVETDTYRPTEPMRRFLRARDQHCRFPGCRMPAHRCQIDHTFDHAKGGRTEIHNLAHLCARHHSLKHPDVADDHRWTAQQLPDGTIDWFSPLGRTYRDSPSRRVMFV, encoded by the coding sequence ATGACATCCGCCACCGATTCCGACCTCGAGCAACGCGCTGAGCTGCTCGACTCGTGGGTCGAGAAGCGGCGACAGATCGCACGCCTCGAAGCCGAGGCGTCCGATCTTCTTGCCGAGCGGATGCGCCTGAGCCGGTCTGACTCCGACGAGAACCCGTTCCACCGCGACGCCATCCACAGGTCGATGATCGCGGAGTACTCCGCGGCGGGCCGCCTCACTCAGGGCAGCGTCGAATACGCGTTCACCGATGCCGGCTTTCTCGCCGCCAGCCACCCCGGTGTGCGTTCGGCTTTCAGGGCCGGCCGCATCACGGCGGCGCATGTCCGCGAGATCGTGCGGGCCGCAGGAGTGGTCCGGGAGGCGGTCAACAACGGGCGAGCGGATGCCGATGTGCTGCCGCTGTACGACACGGTCGCGGTCATCGTGGCCGAGCGGGAGACCCCTGCACGAACACGAGCGCACCTGCGCGAGCTGGCCGCCGTCCTGGCAGGCTCCACGGTCGCCGAGCGCCATGCGCGCTCGAAGTCGGAGCGCACAGTCACCGTACGCCCGGCAGGAGACGGTCTGTGTGCGCTGACAGTCGTGCTCCCCGAGCATCTCGCGACGGCGGTCCTCGACCGGCTCACCCGACTCGCGCACGTCGTCATCGCCGGGCGGAACGACCGTGAGCCGACGCTCGATCCGATGGACGACGGCGAGAATCCGATCTATCCGGACGACATCGCGCAAGACGACCCGTCGCGTGACGATTACGCGATCTTCGGCGACGGGACTTTCACAACCGATCCGACCGGCCCCACGGTCGAACACATCCCGTCCGACACCCGCACGATCGATCAGGTGCGGGTAGATCTGCTGATCGACCTCCTGCTCGCCTCCGATCCGAGCGCGGCAAACGGCTCAGGACTCGACAACATCCAGGGGCGCATCCAAGTCACAGTCGCCGCGACCACGCTCGCGGGGTGCGACCATCGCCCCGCGCAGCTCGACGGACACGGGCCGCTGCACCCCGATATCGCCCGCGATCTCGCGGGCCGCAACGGCGGATGGTCCCGGTTGTTCCTCGATCCGACCGGACTTGTCGTCGAGACCGACACCTACCGGCCGACAGAACCCATGCGGCGGTTCCTCCGTGCGCGAGATCAACACTGCCGATTCCCCGGCTGCAGGATGCCGGCGCATCGATGCCAGATCGATCACACTTTCGATCATGCCAAGGGCGGGCGGACGGAGATCCACAACCTCGCCCATCTGTGCGCGCGGCACCACTCTCTCAAGCATCCAGACGTCGCTGACGACCATCGTTGGACGGCGCAGCAGCTTCCCGACGGCACGATCGACTGGTTCAGCCCACTCGGCCGCACCTATCGGGACTCACCGTCACGACGAGTCATGTTCGTCTGA
- the hemC gene encoding hydroxymethylbilane synthase, whose translation MSTQSHTAVPIRLGTRRSALAQAQSGHVAAALEKISGRPVELVPITSEGDTNRASLSEIGGQGIFATRLREALLAGECDILVHSLKDLPTAIPEGLVIAATPVREDARDVAITRGGTPLHELRTGSKVGTGSPRRIAQVHRRAPHAEVVDIRGNVDSRLQRVASGELDAVILAAAGLSRLGTDSPLRREELGLSEWPTAPGQGSLAVETRSDAPAELLAALAELDDHDTRLAITVERGILEGLDSGCQAPMAAHAVVDGDEIRVRTVVYSTDGGRRIGLDVTESLNGEYIRRNGSGNGADAAGGADPMRTAREFGLSVAHRLLEQGAADLVSREHSSS comes from the coding sequence ATGAGCACTCAGAGTCACACTGCCGTCCCGATCCGACTGGGCACTCGCCGCAGCGCGCTCGCGCAGGCGCAGTCGGGTCATGTCGCCGCCGCCCTAGAGAAGATCTCGGGGCGCCCCGTCGAGCTCGTGCCGATCACCAGCGAGGGCGACACGAATCGTGCGTCGCTGTCGGAGATCGGCGGCCAGGGCATCTTCGCCACGCGTCTGCGTGAGGCGCTGCTCGCGGGGGAGTGCGACATCCTCGTGCATTCGCTCAAAGACCTTCCCACCGCGATCCCCGAGGGGCTTGTCATCGCCGCCACTCCGGTGCGTGAGGACGCGCGCGATGTCGCGATCACGCGCGGGGGCACGCCGCTGCACGAGCTGCGCACCGGCAGCAAGGTCGGCACGGGGTCACCTCGCCGCATCGCGCAGGTGCACCGCAGGGCTCCGCACGCGGAGGTCGTCGACATCCGCGGCAACGTCGACTCGCGTCTGCAACGGGTCGCGTCGGGTGAGCTGGACGCCGTCATCCTCGCTGCCGCCGGCCTTTCGCGCCTCGGCACCGACTCGCCGCTTCGCCGTGAGGAGCTGGGGCTGTCCGAATGGCCGACCGCACCGGGTCAGGGTTCGCTCGCGGTCGAGACCCGGTCCGATGCTCCGGCTGAGCTCCTCGCCGCGCTCGCCGAACTCGACGACCACGACACTCGGCTGGCCATCACGGTCGAGCGCGGGATTCTGGAAGGACTCGACTCCGGATGCCAGGCGCCGATGGCCGCTCATGCGGTCGTGGACGGCGATGAGATCCGCGTCAGGACGGTCGTTTACTCGACCGACGGCGGTCGCCGGATCGGCCTCGACGTCACGGAGAGTCTGAACGGGGAGTATATTCGTCGGAACGGCAGCGGCAATGGAGCGGATGCTGCCGGTGGTGCAGACCCGATGCGCACAGCACGCGAGTTCGGGTTGTCTGTCGCCCATCGGCTGCTCGAGCAAGGGGCGGCCGACCTCGTCTCCCGAGAGCATTCCTCATCATGA
- the hemG gene encoding protoporphyrinogen oxidase, with amino-acid sequence MPSNPANRESSRAEPATLAARAATRHIVVIGGGIGGLIAARECVKVGMHVTVLEASDAVGGAIRQTEIDGVVVDAGAESYATRGGRVRALLDELGLTDRIVAPAAGSAWLAGIPGVGAAPLPVGGILGIPSNPFQEDVRRIIGWSGVWRAYLDRVRPPLTIGHSQSLGKLVSSRMGVKVRDRLVAPVTTGVYSASPEDVDVDIAAPGLNAALTRVGSLSGAVQALRDESAARAAQAAAAQAPGAAVEGIAGGMMVLVEALVADIEKLGGVVRTGVRVSEIAQSAASWTVRAEGRALADSDADAESATEALEFSADGVVLGTSEAVARRLLENIAPALAETTAADSPEIEIVTLLLRASALQGAPRGTGVLTVPGSHTAKALTHSTAKWEWLRAAAGDRHLVRVSFGAQGEPAATAGLDDDATAQLALREASALLGVPLAPGDLIGAHRSRFVQSQPASIIGSGERREAARAAIRAVPGLAAVGAWLAGTGLAQVIPDAREEADRLRRSLIWD; translated from the coding sequence ATGCCGTCGAATCCCGCGAACCGTGAGTCGTCCCGAGCCGAGCCCGCCACGCTGGCAGCCCGCGCGGCCACGCGCCACATCGTCGTCATCGGCGGTGGCATCGGGGGGCTGATCGCGGCTCGCGAATGCGTCAAGGTCGGCATGCACGTCACCGTGCTCGAGGCGTCGGATGCCGTCGGCGGCGCGATCCGTCAGACCGAGATCGACGGTGTGGTCGTGGATGCCGGGGCGGAGAGCTACGCGACGCGGGGCGGACGGGTGCGAGCGCTCCTCGACGAACTCGGCCTCACCGATCGCATCGTCGCCCCGGCGGCAGGCAGCGCCTGGCTCGCGGGCATCCCCGGCGTCGGTGCCGCGCCGCTGCCGGTCGGCGGCATCCTCGGCATCCCGAGCAACCCGTTCCAAGAGGACGTGCGCCGCATCATCGGCTGGTCGGGAGTCTGGCGTGCCTACCTCGACCGCGTGCGCCCGCCCCTCACGATCGGCCACAGCCAGAGCCTCGGCAAGCTGGTGTCTTCGCGCATGGGCGTCAAGGTGCGAGACCGGCTGGTGGCTCCGGTGACGACGGGCGTGTACTCCGCATCACCCGAAGACGTCGATGTCGACATCGCTGCGCCCGGGCTCAACGCCGCCCTTACGCGCGTCGGTTCTCTGTCGGGTGCTGTGCAGGCTCTGCGTGACGAGAGCGCGGCGCGGGCGGCGCAGGCGGCTGCGGCGCAGGCGCCCGGTGCGGCCGTGGAAGGCATCGCCGGCGGCATGATGGTGTTGGTCGAGGCACTGGTCGCCGACATCGAGAAGCTCGGCGGCGTCGTCCGCACGGGCGTGCGGGTGTCTGAGATCGCGCAGTCGGCTGCGAGCTGGACGGTGCGTGCCGAAGGGCGAGCGCTCGCGGATTCGGATGCCGATGCGGAGTCGGCCACGGAGGCCCTCGAGTTCAGCGCCGACGGCGTGGTGCTGGGCACCTCGGAGGCGGTGGCGCGGCGTCTGCTCGAGAACATCGCACCCGCACTCGCCGAGACCACGGCGGCGGATTCGCCCGAGATCGAGATCGTCACGCTGCTGCTGCGGGCCTCCGCACTGCAGGGCGCTCCTCGGGGGACGGGCGTCCTCACAGTTCCAGGAAGCCACACAGCGAAGGCGCTCACGCACTCGACGGCGAAGTGGGAATGGCTCAGGGCCGCCGCCGGGGATCGGCATCTGGTGCGCGTCTCCTTCGGCGCTCAGGGAGAACCGGCCGCCACCGCAGGCCTCGACGATGACGCGACTGCTCAGCTCGCGCTCCGGGAGGCATCCGCTCTTCTCGGCGTTCCGCTCGCCCCTGGCGATCTCATCGGTGCGCACCGTTCGCGGTTCGTCCAGTCGCAGCCCGCGTCGATCATTGGCTCGGGCGAGCGGCGGGAGGCGGCGCGCGCGGCCATCCGGGCCGTTCCCGGCCTCGCGGCGGTGGGTGCGTGGCTCGCCGGCACCGGACTCGCGCAGGTGATCCCCGATGCGCGCGAGGAAGCCGATCGGCTGCGGCGCTCACTGATCTGGGACTGA
- a CDS encoding uroporphyrinogen-III synthase, protein MTNSKQDRPLDGWRILVPRGGPWGDGVAASLRSRGAVPVVAPLINFAATTDQAALDVALTRLAAGEYDWLTVTSATTVDVMFAHRAVVPRRTKIAAVGETTAAALQAVGYEVAMVPDEDNSAAGMAEQLIALEAEPRRILALRSEIAKPVLSVLLQEAGHDVDSVVAYRTVGVPVTDRIKRDVENGRINAILITSGSVAEQVREQFPLIPDETLLAAIGPRTAKDADKAGLPITVVADRQTVDALIDAVSSYTLPHAADELAP, encoded by the coding sequence ATGACCAATTCGAAGCAGGACCGACCGCTGGACGGCTGGCGCATCCTCGTACCCCGTGGAGGCCCGTGGGGCGACGGCGTCGCCGCCAGTCTCCGTTCCCGGGGAGCGGTGCCCGTCGTCGCGCCGCTGATCAACTTCGCGGCCACCACAGATCAGGCCGCGCTCGACGTGGCGCTCACCCGCCTGGCTGCCGGAGAGTACGACTGGTTGACGGTGACCAGTGCGACGACCGTCGACGTGATGTTCGCGCACCGCGCTGTGGTGCCGCGTCGTACGAAGATCGCGGCAGTCGGAGAGACGACCGCAGCCGCTCTGCAGGCCGTCGGGTATGAAGTCGCGATGGTGCCGGATGAAGACAATTCGGCTGCGGGCATGGCAGAGCAGCTCATCGCCCTCGAGGCCGAGCCGCGTCGCATCCTGGCTCTGCGCAGCGAGATCGCGAAGCCCGTGCTCAGCGTCCTCCTGCAGGAGGCCGGTCACGACGTCGACAGCGTCGTCGCCTACCGGACCGTGGGCGTGCCGGTCACCGACCGCATCAAGCGCGACGTCGAGAACGGACGCATCAACGCGATCCTGATCACGAGCGGTTCGGTCGCCGAGCAGGTGCGCGAGCAGTTCCCGCTGATCCCGGATGAGACGCTGCTGGCTGCGATCGGTCCGCGGACTGCGAAGGATGCCGACAAGGCAGGTCTTCCGATCACGGTCGTCGCCGATCGTCAGACGGTCGACGCGCTCATCGATGCCGTGTCGAGCTACACCCTCCCGCACGCGGCGGACGAGCTGGCGCCGTGA
- the hemB gene encoding porphobilinogen synthase, with amino-acid sequence MSFPDVRLRRLRQSPAVRGLVRETSLEPRQLVLPLFVREGLTEAAPIGSMPGVAQHSLDSLRAAATEAAEAGVGGVMLFGVPAVRDAQGSGADDPKGILNVATEVLAAEVGDALVVQTDLCLDEFTDHGHCGVLAPDGTVDNDATLERYASMALAQARAGSQLLGLSGMMDGQVAVIREALDSEGFTDTLLLAYAAKYASAFYGPFREAVDSQLKGDRRTYQLDPGNRREGVREAVVDEEEGADIVMVKPAMAFLDVLREVRDTVHIPVWAYQVSGEYAMIEAAAANGWIDRRASILESLLSIRRAGADVVLTYWATEAARWLRP; translated from the coding sequence GTGAGCTTCCCCGACGTCCGACTGCGCCGACTGCGGCAGTCCCCTGCCGTCAGGGGTCTGGTGCGTGAGACCTCCCTTGAGCCGCGGCAGCTGGTGCTCCCGCTGTTCGTCCGTGAGGGACTCACTGAGGCCGCCCCCATCGGGTCGATGCCCGGAGTCGCGCAGCATTCGCTCGATTCTCTGCGTGCCGCCGCCACCGAGGCCGCCGAGGCGGGTGTCGGCGGTGTGATGCTGTTCGGAGTCCCCGCAGTCAGAGACGCGCAGGGCTCGGGTGCCGACGATCCCAAAGGCATCCTGAACGTCGCCACCGAGGTGCTCGCGGCCGAGGTCGGGGACGCCCTCGTGGTGCAGACCGACCTGTGCCTCGACGAGTTCACCGACCACGGGCACTGCGGCGTGCTCGCGCCTGACGGCACCGTCGACAACGACGCGACGCTCGAACGCTACGCGTCGATGGCCCTGGCTCAGGCCAGGGCGGGCTCTCAGCTGCTCGGCCTCTCGGGAATGATGGACGGCCAGGTCGCCGTCATCCGCGAGGCGCTCGATTCCGAGGGCTTCACCGACACCCTGCTTCTCGCCTACGCCGCGAAGTATGCGAGCGCGTTCTACGGTCCGTTCCGTGAGGCCGTGGATTCGCAGCTGAAGGGCGACCGTCGCACGTACCAGCTCGACCCCGGCAACCGCCGCGAGGGCGTGCGAGAGGCTGTCGTCGACGAGGAGGAGGGCGCGGACATCGTCATGGTGAAGCCCGCCATGGCCTTCCTCGACGTGCTGCGTGAGGTGCGAGACACCGTGCACATTCCGGTGTGGGCATATCAGGTGTCCGGCGAGTACGCGATGATCGAGGCCGCTGCCGCGAACGGCTGGATCGATCGCCGCGCGTCGATCCTCGAGTCGCTGCTGTCGATCCGCCGCGCTGGCGCAGATGTCGTCCTGACGTACTGGGCGACAGAAGCCGCTCGCTGGCTACGCCCTTGA
- a CDS encoding glutamate-1-semialdehyde 2,1-aminomutase translates to MTDRNDDLFSAARTVIPGGVNSPVRAYGSVGGTPRFLASAAGATVTDAAGNEYVDLVASWGPALLGHAQPEVVAAVQKAATRGLSFGAPTEGEVELAQLIADRVRFGETRPIERVRLVSTGTEATMTAIRLARGATGRDLLVKFAGHYHGHSDGLLAAAGSGVATLALPGSAGVPAPIAAQTLVIDYNDPGALEAVFAEHGPRIAAVIVEAAAANMGVVPPLPGFNRLLAETAHAHGALLILDEVLTGFRVHPAGFWGLQAAAGEDYLPDIFTFGKVVGGGMPLAALGGRAEVMDLLAPLGPVYQAGTLSGNPLSVAAGLATLRLATPEVYATVDAAAARVSGALDAALADAGATHAVAHAGNLFSASFRASAPRNYAEAQAQESFRYAPFFHAMREQGVALPPSVFEAWFLTAAHGEEELQRIEAALPIAAEAAARAQA, encoded by the coding sequence GTGACCGACCGCAATGATGACCTGTTCTCCGCTGCCCGCACGGTGATCCCCGGTGGTGTGAACTCGCCCGTGCGCGCATACGGTTCGGTCGGAGGCACGCCGCGCTTCCTCGCGTCGGCCGCGGGTGCGACGGTGACCGATGCCGCAGGCAACGAGTACGTCGACCTCGTCGCGTCGTGGGGTCCGGCCCTGCTCGGCCATGCGCAGCCTGAGGTCGTCGCCGCCGTGCAGAAGGCGGCGACTCGAGGACTCTCGTTCGGCGCCCCGACCGAGGGCGAGGTCGAACTCGCTCAGCTGATCGCAGATCGTGTGCGGTTCGGGGAGACCCGGCCCATCGAGCGAGTGCGGCTCGTCTCGACCGGCACAGAAGCGACGATGACCGCGATCCGCCTTGCCCGCGGTGCCACCGGGCGCGACCTGCTGGTCAAGTTCGCCGGCCACTACCACGGTCACTCCGACGGTCTCCTCGCCGCGGCCGGTTCCGGCGTCGCGACTCTCGCTCTGCCCGGCTCCGCGGGGGTGCCCGCGCCGATCGCCGCACAGACCCTCGTGATCGACTACAACGACCCGGGCGCGCTCGAGGCCGTCTTCGCCGAGCACGGTCCGCGCATCGCCGCGGTGATCGTCGAGGCCGCAGCCGCGAACATGGGTGTGGTTCCGCCGCTGCCAGGGTTCAACCGGCTGCTGGCCGAGACCGCACACGCTCATGGCGCGCTGTTGATCCTCGATGAGGTGCTGACGGGCTTCCGCGTGCACCCCGCAGGCTTCTGGGGGCTCCAGGCCGCGGCCGGCGAGGACTACCTGCCCGACATCTTCACGTTCGGCAAGGTCGTCGGCGGAGGAATGCCCCTGGCCGCTCTCGGTGGACGCGCTGAGGTCATGGACCTGCTGGCACCTCTCGGCCCGGTCTACCAGGCTGGCACGCTCTCGGGCAACCCGCTGTCGGTCGCCGCCGGCCTGGCGACTCTGAGGCTCGCGACCCCTGAGGTCTATGCGACCGTCGACGCCGCCGCAGCCAGGGTCTCTGGCGCCCTGGACGCCGCTCTCGCGGACGCAGGTGCCACCCACGCCGTCGCGCACGCGGGAAACCTCTTCAGCGCTTCGTTCCGCGCTTCAGCGCCTCGCAACTATGCCGAGGCCCAGGCCCAGGAGTCGTTCCGGTACGCGCCGTTCTTCCACGCGATGCGCGAGCAGGGCGTCGCGCTGCCTCCGAGCGTGTTCGAGGCCTGGTTCCTGACAGCCGCGCACGGCGAGGAAGAGCTTCAGCGCATCGAAGCGGCGCTCCCGATCGCGGCCGAGGCTGCTGCCCGCGCACAGGCGTAA
- a CDS encoding ATP-binding cassette domain-containing protein — MPDGQVLEFTHVTKRFNDVTAVSDFSARVEPGVVTAFLGPNGAGKTTTLRILLGQVRATSGTATIGGVSHAELRHPLRTIGSVLEETAYRPRRSASRQLTIAAKANGIPLSRVDEVLSLVGLEHEAEGRIGSFSLGMRQRLSVAHALLGDPGALVFDEPANGLDPEGIRWIRLLLRRLADEGRTVLVSSHVLSEIEQVADHVLVLSKGQLVLSSGIETLADPSAGSVVVDAADRAALKSALSAAGLEVEVLRSGLTVRGSNAGAVGAIAASAGIALATLVQRGPTLEDVFIELVRGGRLAPQAITAAPVDSAAPVADVGAPVVDSAAPSESSDVADSDHADSETLQALDVAGSDVSESDAAATDADASVLSESDADAADAARAEADAADAEADDAADAADAARDVEYAAAELRYAADASDANDAEDAADVASEAAHAGREDAHGDDDPAGGSTEPQTPADTEAANAQPSFDDILFGTAPADAPDAHADDTDARVSDDTDGHVPDATDPTANEDGTGEHSGVEFFAEAHESDESDESSDDASAEASGDDDPRSAAVTSMLAAAARAYYEDEPKDYPLGEVDVSAEAETEADAAHEANDGRDGEHHEDAHHEHHEGDHHEQHEGQHHEHHEGEHDRS; from the coding sequence ATGCCCGACGGACAGGTGCTCGAGTTCACGCACGTCACGAAGCGCTTCAACGACGTGACGGCGGTGTCCGACTTCTCCGCGCGAGTCGAGCCCGGTGTCGTGACCGCTTTCCTCGGCCCGAACGGCGCCGGCAAGACCACCACCCTGCGCATCCTCCTCGGCCAGGTGCGCGCCACGAGCGGCACCGCCACGATCGGCGGAGTCTCGCATGCAGAGCTGCGTCACCCGCTGCGCACGATCGGTTCCGTCCTGGAGGAGACCGCGTATCGGCCCCGCCGCTCGGCCTCACGCCAGCTGACGATCGCTGCCAAGGCCAACGGCATCCCGCTCTCGCGTGTCGACGAGGTCCTCTCGCTGGTCGGTCTCGAGCACGAGGCCGAAGGTCGCATCGGCAGCTTCTCGCTCGGAATGCGTCAGCGGCTGAGCGTGGCACACGCGCTGCTCGGCGACCCCGGCGCTCTGGTCTTCGACGAGCCGGCCAACGGCCTCGACCCTGAGGGCATCCGCTGGATCCGCCTCCTTCTGCGTCGCCTCGCCGACGAGGGCCGCACGGTTCTCGTCTCCTCGCACGTGCTGAGCGAGATCGAACAGGTCGCAGACCACGTGCTCGTGCTCTCGAAGGGCCAGCTCGTTCTCTCGAGCGGCATCGAGACGCTCGCCGACCCTTCTGCCGGTTCTGTCGTGGTCGACGCGGCGGATCGTGCCGCACTGAAGTCCGCGCTCTCGGCGGCCGGCCTCGAGGTCGAGGTGCTCCGATCGGGTCTCACGGTTCGCGGCAGCAACGCGGGAGCCGTCGGCGCCATCGCGGCATCGGCCGGCATCGCCCTCGCCACCCTGGTGCAGCGCGGCCCCACTCTCGAGGACGTCTTCATCGAGCTCGTCCGCGGCGGCAGGCTCGCGCCGCAGGCCATCACCGCCGCGCCGGTCGATTCCGCAGCGCCGGTCGCGGATGTCGGAGCGCCTGTCGTCGATTCCGCCGCGCCATCCGAGTCGTCGGACGTGGCCGACTCCGACCACGCCGATTCCGAGACCCTGCAGGCTCTGGATGTCGCGGGGTCCGATGTGTCCGAGTCCGATGCAGCTGCGACCGATGCGGATGCGTCGGTTCTCTCCGAATCCGATGCGGACGCGGCCGACGCCGCCCGCGCAGAGGCCGACGCGGCGGATGCCGAGGCCGACGACGCGGCTGATGCGGCGGATGCGGCTCGTGACGTCGAGTACGCCGCGGCGGAGCTCCGCTATGCGGCCGATGCCTCGGATGCGAACGACGCGGAAGATGCGGCCGACGTCGCGTCGGAGGCCGCGCATGCGGGCCGCGAGGACGCCCACGGCGATGATGACCCGGCAGGTGGATCGACCGAGCCGCAGACGCCCGCGGACACCGAAGCGGCGAACGCCCAGCCGTCGTTCGACGACATCCTCTTCGGCACCGCCCCGGCCGACGCGCCGGACGCTCACGCCGACGACACCGACGCCCGCGTCAGCGACGACACCGACGGTCACGTCCCTGACGCGACAGACCCGACTGCGAACGAAGACGGCACCGGCGAGCACTCCGGAGTCGAGTTCTTCGCCGAGGCACACGAGTCCGACGAGTCCGACGAGTCGTCGGACGACGCGTCGGCTGAAGCGTCTGGCGACGACGACCCTCGTTCGGCTGCCGTCACCTCGATGCTCGCCGCCGCTGCTCGCGCGTACTACGAGGACGAGCCCAAGGACTACCCGCTCGGAGAAGTCGACGTCTCAGCAGAGGCGGAGACAGAGGCGGATGCCGCTCACGAGGCGAACGATGGTCGCGATGGCGAGCACCACGAGGACGCGCACCACGAGCACCACGAGGGCGACCACCACGAGCAGCACGAGGGCCAGCACCACGAGCACCACGAGGGCGAGCACGACCGCTCCTGA
- a CDS encoding phage holin family protein — MPRGYRDRAEDSLLSLIGDLPELISSLVKAEINAAKTWISKTAKDAGIGSVWFLVALFFLFWAVPVILVFAIAGLSSWWPVWLSALAVFGILILAVLLFALLGILKFRKVLARKNPAQAVGEDIRLVKEAGYDEL; from the coding sequence ATGCCCCGCGGATACCGCGATCGTGCCGAGGACAGCCTGCTGTCCCTGATCGGCGATCTTCCCGAGCTCATCAGCAGCCTCGTGAAGGCCGAGATCAACGCGGCCAAGACCTGGATCTCGAAGACGGCGAAGGATGCCGGAATCGGCTCCGTCTGGTTCCTCGTCGCGCTCTTCTTCCTGTTCTGGGCCGTGCCGGTGATCCTGGTCTTCGCGATCGCCGGGCTGTCGTCGTGGTGGCCGGTCTGGCTCTCCGCGCTGGCAGTGTTCGGAATCCTGATCCTCGCCGTGCTGCTGTTCGCGCTGCTCGGCATCCTGAAGTTCCGCAAGGTGCTCGCTCGGAAGAACCCCGCCCAGGCGGTGGGCGAGGACATCAGACTCGTGAAGGAAGCCGGCTATGACGAACTCTGA